Within the Irregularibacter muris genome, the region TGAAAAATGCGCATGTATTTTGGTAGAGCAGTTAGATATGGCACAATCTACGTTATCATATCATATGAAGATTCTATGTGAATCAGGCATTGTTGATAGCAGGCAGGATGGAAAATGGACACATTATAAGATTAGCGAAAAAGGGAGTCGTACTGCACTAGAACTCCTTAAAACATTAACAGCCCAAGATACTACTACTGAAACAAATGACTGTTGTTAGATTAAGGCCATCTGGGAGATGGCTTTTTATGACAAGAATACATCGAAAAATCTTGATATGTTTAAATAAAAGTGAGGTGTATGGCAAATGCAAGTAATAAAAGCAATCTGGGACTTCTTCCAGAATCAGATACTGGGGATGAAATGGCTAAACGAATTAATCGGCAGTGGACTTAATGCATTAGGCCTTGATGCAACTAATCGTTGGATTGGAAGCATTCAGTTTTTTGTTTATGACGTTATCAAAATTACTCTACTCTTGTGTTTTCTGATTTTTATAATCAGCTATATCCAAAGTTATTTTCCACCTGAGCGCAGTAAAAAGATATTAGGTCGTTTTCATGGTATCGGAGCGAATGTGGCAGCTGCCTTGCTAGGAACGGTAACACCATTCTGTTCCTGTTCATCAATACCGCTCTTTATAGGTTTTACATCTGCAGGTCTACCTTTGGGAGTAACCTTTTCATTTCTTATTTCTTCTCCTATGGTGGATCTTGGTTCTCTTGTTTTATTGATGAGTAT harbors:
- a CDS encoding ArsR/SmtB family transcription factor is translated as MEATYEEQANVFKAFCDEKRLRILELLRSGEKCACILVEQLDMAQSTLSYHMKILCESGIVDSRQDGKWTHYKISEKGSRTALELLKTLTAQDTTTETNDCC